The Pelosinus sp. IPA-1 genome window below encodes:
- a CDS encoding BamA/TamA family outer membrane protein produces the protein MKIQKNYRHILLATIFSLSLVFSVLSPAYAADPTGKVVTSVSVTGNTTVAEKTIMDVVKVKPGETLTADKIKQDMQAIYELGTFFDVVSNFNEVPEGVQVVYTVMENPVLQDIIIKGNTKVSTDKLSSMLKVTKGSILNSKTLNENVRAIEQYYHDQGFILTKVSDVSMGNGGVLTITINEGVLEGIQIKGNEKTKDYVITREMKLKPNQPFNVKDAKRSMQKVYNLGYFEDVNMKLNPGKEPNAIVLETTVVEQKTGKFSIGGGYSKSDGMIGIIELGDDNFRGTGDKINLHWEFGGTASNKNYSVSYTRPWLDAKQTSLGFNFYNMTNQYNDYEDDGSTRSTYDKNRRGFDVTLGRPQGEYTQNYITLKHRDDAYVSWVSGVDYTKSTDTFMQDHPNYLKDNFGTTNSVSLMRVYDSRDNVFSPTEGNRVSLTAEFAGKTLGGDFNYNKYTAESRNYIKVGHAQVVALRGTVGYADGKMPDSGRFAVGGSDTLRGYRDDQFKGDKMLAATAEYRFPIASKVEGVAFSDIGKAWTGEGYKLNDLEASVGFGIRVSTPIGPIRLDYAKGSQGAKTHFSFGGQF, from the coding sequence ATGAAAATCCAAAAAAACTATAGGCATATACTACTTGCGACTATCTTTAGTCTCAGTCTTGTTTTCTCCGTTTTGTCTCCTGCTTATGCCGCAGATCCTACTGGTAAAGTAGTTACTTCCGTTTCTGTAACAGGAAATACTACTGTGGCAGAAAAGACAATTATGGATGTAGTGAAAGTGAAACCCGGTGAAACATTAACAGCGGACAAAATCAAGCAAGATATGCAGGCTATTTATGAACTGGGTACTTTCTTTGACGTAGTATCTAACTTTAATGAAGTTCCAGAAGGAGTTCAGGTAGTTTATACAGTGATGGAAAACCCTGTATTGCAAGATATCATTATTAAAGGCAATACAAAGGTGTCAACAGACAAGTTAAGTAGTATGCTGAAAGTTACTAAAGGCAGTATTTTAAACTCGAAAACATTGAATGAAAATGTAAGAGCCATTGAACAATATTACCACGATCAAGGATTTATCCTGACTAAGGTTAGTGATGTGTCAATGGGAAATGGTGGCGTGCTGACAATTACCATCAATGAAGGGGTATTAGAAGGCATCCAAATTAAAGGAAATGAAAAAACAAAAGATTATGTTATTACTCGTGAAATGAAGTTGAAGCCCAATCAACCCTTCAATGTGAAAGATGCCAAACGTAGTATGCAAAAAGTGTACAACCTTGGCTATTTTGAAGATGTAAATATGAAATTGAATCCTGGTAAAGAACCCAATGCAATCGTTCTTGAAACCACAGTAGTGGAACAAAAGACGGGTAAATTTTCCATTGGGGGCGGTTACAGTAAATCCGACGGTATGATTGGCATCATTGAACTTGGTGATGATAATTTCCGTGGAACAGGAGATAAAATCAACTTACACTGGGAGTTTGGTGGTACGGCGAGCAATAAGAACTATTCCGTAAGCTATACTCGTCCATGGTTAGATGCTAAGCAAACTTCCCTAGGTTTTAATTTCTACAACATGACAAATCAATATAATGATTATGAAGATGATGGTAGCACGAGATCGACCTATGACAAAAATCGTAGAGGTTTTGATGTTACCTTAGGACGTCCTCAAGGGGAGTATACTCAGAATTATATTACCTTGAAACATCGTGATGATGCCTATGTAAGTTGGGTATCTGGTGTTGATTATACGAAATCAACAGATACCTTTATGCAAGATCATCCAAATTATTTAAAAGATAACTTTGGTACCACTAACAGCGTCAGCTTGATGCGTGTTTATGACTCTCGGGATAATGTGTTTAGTCCGACTGAAGGCAATCGGGTTTCCCTGACTGCTGAATTTGCTGGAAAAACCTTAGGTGGAGATTTTAACTACAATAAATATACTGCGGAATCTCGCAATTATATTAAAGTAGGACATGCACAAGTTGTAGCACTAAGGGGAACGGTTGGTTATGCCGATGGTAAGATGCCAGACAGTGGTCGTTTTGCCGTAGGTGGCTCTGATACCCTTCGTGGTTACCGTGATGATCAATTTAAAGGTGATAAAATGCTTGCTGCGACAGCAGAGTATCGTTTTCCTATCGCTAGTAAAGTAGAGGGTGTAGCCTTTAGCGATATTGGTAAAGCCTGGACTGGCGAAGGATATAAACTTAATGATTTAGAGGCTAGTGTCGGATTTGGGATTCGTGTTTCTACACCAATCGGTCCTATTCGTCTTGACTATGCTAAAGGCAGTCAAGGTGCAAAAACCCACTTTAGCTTTGGTGGACAATTCTAA
- a CDS encoding molecular chaperone Skp, giving the protein MSTRRFLIVTLALMMLVAGCGTKKDQDTKAPAQPQVGIIDMNKAVKAHPKYNQFLTLEKQANTIAAKVEQAAITQQNQSNQTMPEMPQGNMAELNKAFEQEYNEKMAVKQNEMNTRLAAKEAALHKTLSEELKVYSEEVDKEFQPQIFNLQLKLKTVQLTKEETTSLQGQLETLQTQYAKKMDEKQAQLVKQMEQAMAPEQAAVQEELGAYSNQLNQELSKQAAAKEAEIAVRSTQQTTIPDSTKLVDDDLSQQLEMKQQEMRALQDSIIENIKDKTGKVAVERGFEAVLTNALVNVSGVDITDAVIAECNK; this is encoded by the coding sequence GTGTCTACTAGAAGGTTTCTTATTGTGACGCTAGCTTTGATGATGCTTGTCGCCGGATGCGGTACCAAAAAAGACCAAGACACTAAAGCGCCAGCTCAGCCCCAAGTGGGCATAATTGATATGAATAAGGCTGTAAAGGCCCATCCTAAATACAATCAGTTCCTTACTTTGGAGAAACAAGCAAATACAATAGCAGCTAAGGTAGAACAGGCGGCCATAACGCAGCAGAATCAAAGCAATCAGACAATGCCTGAAATGCCGCAAGGTAATATGGCAGAATTAAATAAGGCATTTGAGCAAGAGTACAATGAAAAGATGGCAGTGAAACAAAATGAAATGAATACAAGGCTTGCTGCTAAAGAAGCGGCCCTGCATAAAACTTTATCGGAGGAGCTTAAAGTCTACTCTGAAGAAGTGGATAAAGAATTCCAGCCGCAAATTTTTAATTTGCAACTTAAATTGAAAACAGTGCAACTGACAAAAGAGGAAACTACTTCCCTGCAAGGGCAATTAGAAACTCTACAAACTCAGTATGCTAAAAAGATGGATGAAAAACAAGCTCAGTTAGTAAAACAAATGGAGCAAGCTATGGCACCTGAACAAGCTGCCGTGCAAGAAGAACTAGGAGCCTATAGTAACCAGCTAAACCAAGAACTTTCTAAGCAAGCTGCTGCGAAAGAGGCAGAAATAGCAGTACGCAGTACGCAGCAAACAACCATACCAGATAGCACAAAACTCGTAGATGATGATCTTTCCCAGCAATTAGAAATGAAGCAGCAAGAAATGCGAGCTTTACAAGACTCTATTATAGAAAATATTAAAGATAAGACAGGTAAAGTTGCTGTTGAGCGGGGCTTTGAAGCGGTATTAACGAATGCTCTGGTAAATGTAAGTGGTGTCGACATAACAGATGCAGTAATTGCAGAGTGTAATAAATAA
- a CDS encoding OmpH family outer membrane protein → MKKGKKIVLLFLIVLTAALLGGCMSSGDNVGVIDVNKVMTDSPKVKQFQDQLNTKGKELSDQLEKDKASLSPADFQKKQETLYAEFMKTKQDMEGQIDASIKQTLDGIAKNKKLSVILYKNGVAQGGTDITDEVIKQLQ, encoded by the coding sequence ATGAAAAAAGGAAAAAAAATAGTTTTATTGTTCTTAATAGTACTTACTGCGGCTCTTTTGGGCGGTTGTATGTCAAGTGGTGACAATGTTGGGGTAATTGATGTGAATAAAGTGATGACAGACAGTCCAAAAGTAAAACAGTTTCAAGATCAATTGAATACCAAAGGAAAAGAACTTAGCGACCAATTAGAAAAAGATAAAGCATCACTAAGTCCAGCTGATTTTCAAAAGAAACAAGAAACCTTATATGCAGAGTTCATGAAAACGAAGCAAGATATGGAAGGTCAAATTGATGCGAGTATAAAACAAACCCTAGATGGTATTGCAAAAAATAAAAAATTAAGTGTAATCTTATACAAGAATGGTGTAGCCCAAGGTGGCACTGACATTACAGACGAAGTTATTAAACAACTCCAATAA
- a CDS encoding lysophospholipid acyltransferase family protein, whose product MLYKFVKIISSIVSMLPQAVRQNIGNLLGEVCWLLVPPKRKTMAVNNIMCSLDADTMQATTIAKRSAARFGRMFMEVLYMPKLNKDNIRKSVHIENSQYLKDALDCGKGVIIATAHSGNWELFGAALAMYGFPIVGVAQKQTNADMDRFMIETRTMAGMHITYKSGVREMVKMLGEGKIVGLLMDQDAGNDGVMVEFFGRLASTPQGAAALARMKDAPIVPAFITANADGTHKAILHPPIWVQKTSSREADILSTTQQLTNIVEQHIRRYPHEWFWLHNRWKNSPNSK is encoded by the coding sequence ATGCTATATAAATTTGTGAAAATAATAAGTAGTATTGTCAGTATGTTACCTCAAGCTGTAAGGCAAAACATTGGCAATCTACTAGGTGAAGTATGTTGGCTGCTAGTGCCACCGAAACGAAAGACTATGGCCGTGAACAACATCATGTGCAGTTTAGACGCTGATACAATGCAGGCTACTACTATTGCTAAGAGAAGTGCAGCTCGTTTCGGCAGAATGTTTATGGAAGTATTGTATATGCCAAAATTGAATAAGGATAATATAAGAAAATCTGTGCATATTGAAAATTCCCAGTATCTAAAGGATGCTTTAGACTGTGGGAAGGGTGTAATCATAGCAACTGCACATAGTGGAAATTGGGAGCTTTTTGGAGCTGCCTTAGCCATGTATGGTTTTCCTATAGTGGGTGTGGCGCAGAAACAAACCAATGCAGACATGGATCGATTTATGATTGAGACTCGTACTATGGCTGGTATGCATATAACCTATAAAAGCGGCGTACGAGAAATGGTTAAGATGTTGGGGGAAGGAAAAATTGTAGGTTTGCTAATGGACCAAGATGCAGGTAACGATGGTGTAATGGTTGAGTTCTTTGGACGTTTGGCATCAACGCCGCAAGGGGCAGCAGCCTTAGCCAGAATGAAGGATGCACCTATTGTTCCAGCATTTATTACCGCGAATGCTGATGGAACTCATAAAGCAATTTTGCATCCACCTATTTGGGTACAAAAGACCTCAAGTCGAGAAGCTGACATTCTGTCAACTACCCAGCAGCTAACCAATATCGTTGAACAACACATTCGAAGGTACCCTCACGAATGGTTCTGGTTACACAATCGTTGGAAAAATAGTCCAAATAGTAAATAA
- a CDS encoding YjbH domain-containing protein yields MKKVLFGISILLLTSAPVFAAPSVNGSTGLINNPSADVLREGQVSLGYYHLKDGGVGIFNTNIAPNLELGVAGFRYDGQQNKNLVNAKFALVPETVLSPGLAVGVEDIGNNNKRSSYAVASKALPLGFRIHAGVGNGRFDGVFAGIEKTINPVSILTGNNAFPATTLIAEYDGKNMNYGARMSIVPGLKLDAGWRNHDGYVGISFTN; encoded by the coding sequence ATGAAAAAAGTTTTATTTGGAATCAGTATATTGCTGTTGACGTCTGCACCTGTATTTGCAGCGCCATCTGTAAATGGCTCTACCGGTCTTATTAATAACCCATCCGCTGACGTATTGCGTGAGGGGCAGGTATCTTTAGGTTACTATCACCTGAAAGATGGTGGTGTGGGTATATTTAATACGAACATAGCACCTAACTTGGAGCTCGGTGTGGCGGGTTTTCGTTATGATGGGCAGCAAAACAAGAATCTTGTCAATGCGAAATTTGCCTTGGTGCCTGAGACTGTACTTAGCCCAGGACTAGCTGTCGGGGTAGAAGATATAGGCAATAATAATAAGCGCTCATCCTATGCTGTAGCAAGTAAAGCCTTACCTTTGGGCTTTCGAATACACGCCGGCGTAGGTAATGGACGATTTGATGGTGTCTTTGCAGGCATTGAGAAAACTATTAATCCTGTTAGCATTTTAACGGGTAATAATGCCTTTCCTGCTACAACGTTAATCGCCGAATATGATGGCAAAAACATGAATTATGGAGCCCGCATGTCTATTGTACCTGGCCTTAAACTAGATGCAGGCTGGCGCAATCATGACGGCTATGTGGGAATTAGCTTTACGAATTAA
- the lpxD gene encoding UDP-3-O-(3-hydroxymyristoyl)glucosamine N-acyltransferase gives MKKKLSEIAHLVNGILLGDGDIEISGVTNIEDAGATDIAFAVPPHLDKAALSDAAAVIIPNSITDFAKPAIMVENPRVAFTELLKVFTPTILVEPGVHPTAVIGKEVTLGKNSAIMAYAVIADHVKIGDNVVVYPHSYIGVESTIGNDSIIYPNVTVREYCQIGNRAILQSGAVIGSDGFGFITVGGRHQKVPQVGNVIIEDDVEVGANVTIDRATTGSTIVKRGTKIDNLVHLAHNVVVGEDCFLVAQTGIAGSTKIGNHVTFAGQTGCAGHITIGDNCVFAARSAPISDVPEGSFLAGFPAKPHKEWLRGEAGINKIPDLIKKIRDLEKRLNSLETNK, from the coding sequence TTGAAGAAGAAGTTAAGCGAAATTGCTCACCTGGTAAATGGCATTTTACTAGGCGATGGTGATATTGAAATAAGTGGCGTTACAAATATCGAAGATGCTGGTGCAACGGATATTGCCTTTGCAGTACCACCTCACCTGGATAAAGCAGCTTTGTCAGATGCTGCTGCTGTTATTATACCAAATTCGATAACGGACTTTGCCAAACCAGCAATTATGGTGGAAAATCCAAGAGTCGCATTTACCGAATTGTTAAAAGTATTTACACCTACCATTCTTGTGGAGCCTGGCGTCCATCCTACGGCAGTAATTGGTAAAGAGGTGACTCTTGGGAAAAACTCGGCGATTATGGCTTATGCTGTGATTGCTGATCATGTTAAGATTGGTGACAATGTCGTTGTGTACCCTCATAGTTATATCGGTGTAGAAAGTACCATCGGTAATGATAGTATTATCTATCCGAATGTTACAGTAAGGGAATATTGTCAGATTGGTAACAGGGCTATTCTTCAAAGTGGAGCGGTAATCGGTAGCGATGGCTTTGGTTTTATTACAGTAGGTGGCCGTCATCAAAAAGTGCCGCAAGTAGGCAACGTGATCATCGAAGACGACGTGGAAGTGGGAGCCAATGTAACAATTGATCGAGCTACAACAGGCAGTACCATTGTTAAAAGAGGTACGAAGATTGATAATTTAGTACACTTAGCTCACAATGTGGTAGTTGGTGAAGATTGCTTTTTAGTGGCACAAACAGGAATCGCTGGTAGCACTAAAATTGGCAATCATGTAACTTTTGCGGGGCAGACAGGCTGTGCAGGGCATATAACAATTGGTGATAATTGTGTATTTGCTGCACGGTCTGCTCCCATTAGCGATGTACCAGAGGGTTCCTTTCTTGCGGGGTTTCCAGCTAAGCCTCATAAGGAATGGCTGCGCGGGGAAGCCGGTATCAATAAGATCCCAGATTTAATCAAAAAAATCCGCGATTTAGAAAAACGCCTAAACTCCTTAGAGACCAATAAATAA
- a CDS encoding sigma-70 family RNA polymerase sigma factor has product MILNQYLKELKKIELLTREEEANLWQEYKEKENLECRSKIIENYQPLVFKVASSWRLDETRMMDIIQEGTVGLIEAVEKYDHKRGVAFSLYATQRIRGRMLNYMEREGKIGIVCIDSPLSSEQDITLGDILVDTKAGVSSQAEHNYLVAQVKNAMSRLPSNEHAVLSGVFLEDCEPKQLAESLDMSISHIYRLQKQGIKRIRGMLSRFMQNW; this is encoded by the coding sequence ATGATTTTAAATCAATATCTAAAAGAACTGAAAAAAATAGAACTGCTGACAAGAGAAGAAGAGGCGAATTTGTGGCAGGAGTATAAAGAAAAGGAAAATTTAGAATGTCGAAGTAAGATCATTGAAAATTATCAGCCTTTAGTATTTAAGGTAGCATCTAGCTGGCGCTTGGATGAGACTAGGATGATGGATATAATCCAAGAAGGAACAGTTGGTTTAATTGAGGCAGTGGAGAAATATGATCATAAGCGAGGTGTGGCTTTTAGCCTCTATGCTACGCAGCGAATTCGTGGTCGTATGCTCAATTATATGGAGCGGGAAGGAAAAATCGGTATTGTGTGTATTGATAGTCCTTTATCTAGTGAGCAAGATATTACCTTAGGAGACATTTTGGTAGATACCAAAGCTGGTGTTTCTAGTCAGGCAGAGCATAACTATCTTGTAGCGCAGGTAAAGAATGCGATGAGCCGTTTACCGAGTAACGAGCATGCTGTATTAAGTGGTGTTTTTTTAGAGGATTGTGAACCAAAACAATTGGCTGAAAGTCTAGATATGAGCATTTCTCATATCTACCGCTTACAAAAGCAAGGTATAAAACGTATCCGTGGCATGCTATCCAGGTTTATGCAGAATTGGTAA
- a CDS encoding OmpH family outer membrane protein yields MLKFDKKQVKFVSLAIAVFFMLGIVGLALSQSGKSYAASANSSSNIGVVNYQVLVSQHPDMAKAQEAMQAEVESARKDFETKSATMNDKEKQDFYAQVQQRLSLKQQELIAPVYSKVDDAIKAVANAKGLAVVMDKSNVVFGGQDITDEVGKKLNGK; encoded by the coding sequence GTGCTTAAATTTGATAAAAAACAAGTTAAGTTTGTGTCCTTAGCAATAGCAGTATTTTTTATGTTGGGTATCGTTGGTTTAGCTTTATCCCAAAGCGGTAAATCTTATGCAGCAAGCGCCAACAGCTCCTCAAATATTGGTGTTGTCAATTATCAAGTTCTGGTTTCTCAGCATCCTGATATGGCGAAAGCCCAAGAAGCAATGCAGGCTGAAGTAGAATCAGCAAGAAAAGATTTCGAAACGAAATCAGCTACCATGAATGATAAAGAAAAACAAGATTTTTATGCGCAAGTACAACAAAGATTGTCCTTGAAACAACAAGAATTAATTGCTCCTGTATATAGCAAAGTTGATGATGCAATTAAAGCAGTAGCTAATGCAAAAGGTTTAGCAGTTGTCATGGATAAGAGCAATGTTGTTTTTGGTGGTCAGGATATTACCGACGAAGTTGGTAAGAAATTGAACGGGAAGTAA